The Dunckerocampus dactyliophorus isolate RoL2022-P2 chromosome 13, RoL_Ddac_1.1, whole genome shotgun sequence genome window below encodes:
- the nkx2.1 gene encoding homeobox protein Nkx-2.1 codes for MSMSPKHTTPFSVSDILSPLEESYKKVSMDNNNNNSSGGGNLGAQLAGYRQPQVSQAAMQQHHMGHNGSVSAAYHMSAAGVPQLSHAAAVGGYCNGNMGELAPYQDGMRGSATAAGWYGANPDPRFSTISRFMGSSSGMNMSSMGGLGSLAEVHAKGMGSLASTPRRKRRVLFSQAQVYELERRFKQQKYLSAPEREHLASMIHLTPTQVKIWFQNHRYKMKRQAKDKVSQQQMQQEGGSCQQQQQQQQSPRRVAVPVLVKDGKPCQGSGHTPTNAQAHHHHQQHQQHQHHHQQPQAANVMIMSASSNHTPGLGHQQVGSAGHSPDLGPHSSSPPALQSQVAGLSHLNSPGAEYGSALQCSALLYGRTW; via the exons ATGTCGATGAGCCCCAAGCATACGACCCCCTTTTCAGTGTCCGACATCCTGAGTCCCCTGGAGGAGAGTTACAAGAAGGTGAGCatggacaacaacaacaacaacagcagtggcGGCGGCAACCTGGGGGCCCAGCTGGCAGGCTACCGGCAGCCGCAGGTGTCCCAGGCGGCCATGCAGCAGCACCACATGGGCCACAACGGCAGCGTGTCGGCGGCGTACCACATGAGCGCCGCCGGGGTGCCGCAGCTGTCCCACGCAGCCGCGGTGGGCGGCTACTGCAACGGCAACATGGGCGAGCTGGCCCCCTACCAGGACGGCATGAGGGGCAGCGCCACGGCCGCGGGCTGGTACGGAGCCAACCCGGATCCGCGGTTCTCCACCA TTTCCCGCTTCATGGGCTCGTCCTCGGGCATGAACATGAGCAGCATGGGCGGCCTGGGCTCCCTGGCGGAGGTGCACGCCAAAGGCATGGGCTCCCTGGCCTCCACCCcgcggaggaagaggagggtgcTCTTCTCCCAGGCTCAGGTCTACGAGCTGGAGCGACGCTTCAAGCAGCAGAAGTACCTCTCGGCCCCGGAGAGGGAGCACCTGGCCAGCATGATCCACCTGACCCCCACCCAGGTGAAGATCTGGTTCCAGAACCACCGCTACAAGATGAAGCGACAGGCTAAAGACAAGGTGTCCCAGCAGCAGATGCAGCAGGAGGGGGGGTcctgtcagcagcagcagcagcagcagcaatcgCCTCGCAGGGTGGCGGTGCCGGTTCTGGTGAAGGACGGGAAGCCGTGTCAGGGAAGCGGCCACACGCCCACCAACGCGCAGGcccaccaccatcaccagcagcaccagcagcaCCAGCATCACCACCAACAACCACAGGCCGCCAATGTCATGATCATGTCCGCCAGCAGCAACCACACCCCCGGTCTGGGGCACCAGCAGGTGGGCAGCGCCGGCCATTCTCCAGATTTGGGCCCCCACTCCTCCAGCCCCCCGGCGCTGCAGAGCCAAGTGGCCGGCCTCTCGCACCTTAACTCCCCCGGAGCCGAGTACGGCTCGGCCCTGCAGTGCTCGGCTCTGTTGTACGGCAGGACGTGGTGA